A single window of Salvia splendens isolate huo1 chromosome 8, SspV2, whole genome shotgun sequence DNA harbors:
- the LOC121745672 gene encoding uncharacterized protein LOC121745672 — MDEKHRNVRLLISEIAMSKVVKRQHSFDKINATKLMFAAIFCRRALSAPRKDGIFALPTSGKSPADGRSDPTFTISYLTNSCGLSLNDAVFVSNKLRIKSRHNPDAVLDLLSQFGFTNAQISKLVTKWPLVLQSRPDETLFPKLQFLRSIGVPAAVSAEKLSVYPMILQRSLEKSLIPTYNYLKKLLRSDKKVVNVFARSPRAFVHGCCGAMSRNIAVLRDRGAPESSVALLLNNQPSLLMLGGEAFAALVDRAAEMGFDASKVVFVLALQVFANMSESTLQRKMGVYRRCGWSESEVMGAFLKHPLCMSLSEKKIKGSMEFLVGEAGFEAGEVARCPVLLGYSVEKRMRPRLVVSRMLERKELLKKSTSFIYLLMMSEEKFVKRYIVENQDRIPQLLDVYGGNVSVEI, encoded by the exons ATGGATGAAAAGCACAGAAATGTAAGGCTCTTGATAAGTGAAATTGCAATGTCGAAGGTTGTTAAAAGACAG CAttcttttgataaaattaatgcTACCAAACTTATGTTTGCTGCAATTTTCTGTAGGAGAGCACTGAGCGCGCCCAGAAAAGACGGTATCTTTGCCCTACCAACCTCCGGCAAATCACCGGCAGACGGCCGCAGCGACCCAACATTCACTATTTCCTACCTCACCAACTCATGTGGGCTATCCTTAAACGACGCCGTCTTCGTCTCTAATAAACTGCGCATCAAATCGCGACACAACCCCGATGCAGTGCTGGATCTCCTCTCCCAATTCGGATTCACAAACGCCCAAATCTCCAAACTCGTAACCAAATGGCCCCTCGTCCTCCAATCTCGCCCCGACGAAACCCTTTTCCCCAAACTCCAATTCCTCCGCTCCATCGGCGTTCCCGCCGCCGTCTCCGCCGAGAAGCTATCAGTCTATCCCATGATTCTACAGCGCAGTCTCGAAAAATCCCTCATCCCTACTTACAACTACTTGAAAAAACTCCTCCGATCCGATAAAAAGGTCGTCAATGTGTTCGCCAGATCACCCAGGGCATTCGTCCACGGCTGCTGTGGCGCGATGTCTCGCAACATCGCGGTCTTGAGGGACCGAGGAGCACCGGAGTCTTCGGTGGCGTTGCTGCTCAACAACCAGCCGTCGCTGCTGATGCTCGGCGGAGAAGCCTTCGCCGCGCTCGTCGATCGCGCTGCGGAGATGGGATTCGATGCGTCGAAAGTGGTATTCGTTCTTGCACTCCAGGTGTTTGCGAATATGTCTGAGTCGACTCTGCAGCGGAAGATGGGTGTTTACAGGAGGTGTGGCTGGTCTGAATCTGAGGTTATGGGTGCGTTTCTGAAGCATCCGCTTTGCATGAGTTTGTCGGAGAAGAAGATCAAGGGAAGCATGGAGTTTCTTGTTGGTGAAGCTGGATTCGAGGCAGGCGAGGTTGCGCGATGCCCGGTGCTTCTGGGTTACAGCGTGGAGAAGAGGATGAGGCCGCGGTTGGTTGTGAGTAGGATGTTGGAGAGGAAGGAGTTGTTGAAGAAATCAACCAGTTTcatatatttgttgatgatgtCTGAGGAGAAGTTCGTTAAGAGGTATATTGTTGAGAATCAAGATCGCATTCCTCAACTGCTTGATGTCTATGGCGGCAATGTTTCTGTCGAGATTTAG